The following proteins are co-located in the Xiphophorus hellerii strain 12219 chromosome 2, Xiphophorus_hellerii-4.1, whole genome shotgun sequence genome:
- the hmg20a gene encoding high mobility group protein 20A isoform X1 yields the protein MQSRPESEDLSPETTPLTKLMDEQTGSPAGNADNNSQRNGDEKPQRGSWTKGRKRKKPMKDSNAPKAPLTGYVRFMNDRREQLRAERPDVPFPEITRMLGNEWSKLPPEEKQRYLDEAERDKERYMRELEKYQKTEAYKHFTRKVQEKQKGKRHRGDVGHQVASEALHEKDAEGKDRTVFDIPIFTEEFLNHSKAREAEMRQLRKTNMEYEERNAALQKHVESMRGAVERLEGDVMQERERNGLLHQHLETLRQALTSSFSTVPLPGSGETPTLDTIDSYMKKLHTVIVSSPQEHESLINTVRDVVSRLDR from the exons atgCAAAGTAGACCAGAATCAGAAGACCTGAGTCCTGAGACCACACCACTCACAAAAT TGATGGATGAGCAGACAGGCTCTCCTGCAGGCAACGCTGACAACAACAGCCAGAGAAATGGAGACGAG AAACCTCAACGTGGCAGCTGGACCaaagggaggaagaggaagaagccaATGAAGGACAGCAACGCGCCCAAAGCTCCCCTGACGGGCTACGTTCGCTTCATGAACGACAGGCGGGAGCAGCTGCGGGCGGAGCGTCCGGACGTGCCCTTCCCAGAGATCACCAGGATGCTGGGCAATGAGTGGAGCAAGCTGCCCCCGGAGGAGAAGCAG CGATATTTGGACGAAGCGGAGCGAGATAAGGAGCGCTACATGCGAGAGCTGGAGAAGTACCAGAAGACCGAGGCCTACAAGCATTTCACCAGGAAGGTCCAGGAGAAGCAGAAGGGCAAGAGGCACCGGGGAG ATGTTGGGCACCAAGTCGCCAGCGAGGCTCTTCATGAG AAAGACGCGGAAGGAAAGGACAGGACCGTGTTTGACATCCCAATCTTCACGGAGGAGTTTCTCaaccacagcaaag CACGAGAGGCCGAGATGCGGCAACTGCGCAAGACCAACATGGAGTACGAGGAGCGCAACGCGGCCCTGCAGAAGCACGTGGAGAGCATGCGCGGGGCGGTGGAGCGGCTGGAGGGCGACGTGATGCAGGAGAGGGAACGCAACGGGCTCCTGCACCAGCACCTGGAAACCCTGCGCCAGGCGCTAACCTCCAGCTTCTCAACGGTGCCTCTGCCAG GCAGCGGAGAAACCCCGACCCTCGACACCATCGACTCTTACATGAAGAAGCTCCACACCGTCATCGTCAGCAGCCCCCAGGAGCACGAGAGTCTCATCAACACAGTGAGAGACGTAGTCAGCCGCCTGGACAG ATAA
- the hmg20a gene encoding high mobility group protein 20A isoform X3 has protein sequence MDEQTGSPAGNADNNSQRNGDEKPQRGSWTKGRKRKKPMKDSNAPKAPLTGYVRFMNDRREQLRAERPDVPFPEITRMLGNEWSKLPPEEKQRYLDEAERDKERYMRELEKYQKTEAYKHFTRKVQEKQKGKRHRGDVGHQVASEALHEKDAEGKDRTVFDIPIFTEEFLNHSKAREAEMRQLRKTNMEYEERNAALQKHVESMRGAVERLEGDVMQERERNGLLHQHLETLRQALTSSFSTVPLPGSGETPTLDTIDSYMKKLHTVIVSSPQEHESLINTVRDVVSRLDR, from the exons ATGGATGAGCAGACAGGCTCTCCTGCAGGCAACGCTGACAACAACAGCCAGAGAAATGGAGACGAG AAACCTCAACGTGGCAGCTGGACCaaagggaggaagaggaagaagccaATGAAGGACAGCAACGCGCCCAAAGCTCCCCTGACGGGCTACGTTCGCTTCATGAACGACAGGCGGGAGCAGCTGCGGGCGGAGCGTCCGGACGTGCCCTTCCCAGAGATCACCAGGATGCTGGGCAATGAGTGGAGCAAGCTGCCCCCGGAGGAGAAGCAG CGATATTTGGACGAAGCGGAGCGAGATAAGGAGCGCTACATGCGAGAGCTGGAGAAGTACCAGAAGACCGAGGCCTACAAGCATTTCACCAGGAAGGTCCAGGAGAAGCAGAAGGGCAAGAGGCACCGGGGAG ATGTTGGGCACCAAGTCGCCAGCGAGGCTCTTCATGAG AAAGACGCGGAAGGAAAGGACAGGACCGTGTTTGACATCCCAATCTTCACGGAGGAGTTTCTCaaccacagcaaag CACGAGAGGCCGAGATGCGGCAACTGCGCAAGACCAACATGGAGTACGAGGAGCGCAACGCGGCCCTGCAGAAGCACGTGGAGAGCATGCGCGGGGCGGTGGAGCGGCTGGAGGGCGACGTGATGCAGGAGAGGGAACGCAACGGGCTCCTGCACCAGCACCTGGAAACCCTGCGCCAGGCGCTAACCTCCAGCTTCTCAACGGTGCCTCTGCCAG GCAGCGGAGAAACCCCGACCCTCGACACCATCGACTCTTACATGAAGAAGCTCCACACCGTCATCGTCAGCAGCCCCCAGGAGCACGAGAGTCTCATCAACACAGTGAGAGACGTAGTCAGCCGCCTGGACAG ATAA
- the hmg20a gene encoding high mobility group protein 20A isoform X2, which yields MQSRPESEDLSPETTPLTKLMDEQTGSPAGNADNNSQRNGDEKPQRGSWTKGRKRKKPMKDSNAPKAPLTGYVRFMNDRREQLRAERPDVPFPEITRMLGNEWSKLPPEEKQRYLDEAERDKERYMRELEKYQKTEAYKHFTRKVQEKQKGKRHRGDVGHQVASEALHEKDAEGKDRTVFDIPIFTEEFLNHSKAREAEMRQLRKTNMEYEERNAALQKHVESMRGAVERLEGDVMQERERNGLLHQHLETLRQALTSSFSTVPLPGSGETPTLDTIDSYMKKLHTVIVSSPQEHESLINTVRDVVSRLDR from the exons atgCAAAGTAGACCAGAATCAGAAGACCTGAGTCCTGAGACCACACCACTCACAAAAT TGATGGATGAGCAGACAGGCTCTCCTGCAGGCAACGCTGACAACAACAGCCAGAGAAATGGAGACGAG AAACCTCAACGTGGCAGCTGGACCaaagggaggaagaggaagaagccaATGAAGGACAGCAACGCGCCCAAAGCTCCCCTGACGGGCTACGTTCGCTTCATGAACGACAGGCGGGAGCAGCTGCGGGCGGAGCGTCCGGACGTGCCCTTCCCAGAGATCACCAGGATGCTGGGCAATGAGTGGAGCAAGCTGCCCCCGGAGGAGAAGCAG CGATATTTGGACGAAGCGGAGCGAGATAAGGAGCGCTACATGCGAGAGCTGGAGAAGTACCAGAAGACCGAGGCCTACAAGCATTTCACCAGGAAGGTCCAGGAGAAGCAGAAGGGCAAGAGGCACCGGGGAG ATGTTGGGCACCAAGTCGCCAGCGAGGCTCTTCATGAG AAAGACGCGGAAGGAAAGGACAGGACCGTGTTTGACATCCCAATCTTCACGGAGGAGTTTCTCaaccacagcaaag CACGAGAGGCCGAGATGCGGCAACTGCGCAAGACCAACATGGAGTACGAGGAGCGCAACGCGGCCCTGCAGAAGCACGTGGAGAGCATGCGCGGGGCGGTGGAGCGGCTGGAGGGCGACGTGATGCAGGAGAGGGAACGCAACGGGCTCCTGCACCAGCACCTGGAAACCCTGCGCCAGGCGCTAACCTCCAGCTTCTCAACGGTGCCTCTGCCAG GCAGCGGAGAAACCCCGACCCTCGACACCATCGACTCTTACATGAAGAAGCTCCACACCGTCATCGTCAGCAGCCCCCAGGAGCACGAGAGTCTCATCAACACAGTGAGAGACGTAGTCAGCCGCCTGGACAGGTAG